The Synechococcus sp. RS9916 DNA segment GGATCGGTACTACAAAGGAGCTGAGCTGGCGCGGATCACAGCCAATGGTCCTTGAGTGTTACGAGCAAGAGGCACTGGCGCGCAGTGCATCAGCTCTGCAGCTGGGTGCCCTTCACCCTTTGAAAACCACCCGATGTAATCTCCCGGATCCCAATAGCTCGTCGCAGTTCGAGCTCAGGGCATTGGAGTCCGATCTGCCGAAGCATCTGCGGCCATCAGGTCCTAAACCCAATCCGTTTCTTCCCTGGGATCCCCGACTGGAAGTGGCTCAGGTTGGACCTGACCACGCACTGATTCTCAACAAATACCCCGTCCAGCTTGGTCACATGCTGCTGGTCACACGCCAATGGGCGGCTCAGGGTGACTGGCTTCAAGCTGAAGACTTTCAAGCACTTGCCACAGTCGATCAGCGAACCAGCGGACTTTGGTTTTTCAACAGTGGTCCGGATGCTGGGGCGAGCCAACCCCATCGCCACATCCAATTGCTTCCGCGCAGCGACGTTGCATCGATCTGTCCGCGCGAACCATGGTTTTTGGAACGCTTGGCCGCCATGGAAAGCTCCCAACGCGACCACTCTCGCCTTGAGAAAGCGGTCTGTGTTCATGAACGTGACATCAAAGAGCCGGATCAAGCCGGACATCTGATGGCTCTGTATCGGCAGATGAGCCAAGAGCTGGGTCTGGGAGATCCTTCACACGACCAGAAGCCCCTAGCTGCCTACAACCTGTTGTTGACCCGTCGATGGATTGCGCTCGTGCGACGGCTGCGGGATGGGTGCCATGGCTTCAGCATCAATGCGCTGGGTTTTGCTGGCTATCTGTTGACCACACAGGTCTCTGATCAGCACTGGCTTAACACCCATGGCCCCGAGCAATTGCTGGAGAGCGTGATCGAGCCATTCCGTGATTTCTCTGTTGCTGCGAACGGCTGAGGCGTGAATGGCTGAGGAAGACCTCTTCATGCCACCTCAGGCGACAAGGACTCATGCAAAGGCTCACAACAGCTCGAAATCGTCGCGTCAGAGCTTCACTGGAATTGGTGACACCGATTGCCTTGCACTACGCACGGATCGCCAGACAAGACAAGGATGATCTGATTCAAGTGGGGCGGCTCGGACTGATCAAGGCTGCAGGCCTCTACCAAAACGCTTTTCAGGTTCCCTTCAGTGCTTTTGCCAGGCCCCACATCCGTGGGGCGATCCTTCACTACCTCCGCGACAGCGTTGGTTTAGTGCGTCTGCCTCGACGCGTTCAAGAGCGTGCTCAGAGGTTGCTCAAGCAGCAGGGCCAAACCGCACAGTTCCTTCAACACCAGGTCAGCCCCTCAGACCTGCAGCTTGTCGAGGACTACCGCCAACGTGGCGGATGGCAACCGCTGAGCGAAAGCGAACGACAAACCATCCCCACAATCGATGGCTGGACAGCCAGCGAGATCGCAGTCGAGGAACGAGACCAAGCGATAAGGAGGTATTGGCAACGCCTGCCGGTCATGGAACAACGCTGTGTTCAAGCCGTCGTTCTGGAAGGGCAGAGTTTGCGGGTCACCGCTCAGTCGCTGGGGACCAGCGCGATGACCGTGCAACGAAGGGTGAAAACGGCCTTAAGCATCCTGTCCAGACAATGCAGGAACGAGGGACTCCTGACCTGAAGGCCCTCAGTCCGAGCTGGTGTCGCGCGCAATCTGGCCTTCAAGGGTGCTGATCGAAGCATTGATCGCAGCCAGCTGGCGTTCCAAGCCGTCTCGCCAAAAGCGGAGCATCTCAAGCTTTCGC contains these protein-coding regions:
- a CDS encoding ATP adenylyltransferase, which translates into the protein MVLECYEQEALARSASALQLGALHPLKTTRCNLPDPNSSSQFELRALESDLPKHLRPSGPKPNPFLPWDPRLEVAQVGPDHALILNKYPVQLGHMLLVTRQWAAQGDWLQAEDFQALATVDQRTSGLWFFNSGPDAGASQPHRHIQLLPRSDVASICPREPWFLERLAAMESSQRDHSRLEKAVCVHERDIKEPDQAGHLMALYRQMSQELGLGDPSHDQKPLAAYNLLLTRRWIALVRRLRDGCHGFSINALGFAGYLLTTQVSDQHWLNTHGPEQLLESVIEPFRDFSVAANG
- a CDS encoding sigma-70 family RNA polymerase sigma factor — encoded protein: MQRLTTARNRRVRASLELVTPIALHYARIARQDKDDLIQVGRLGLIKAAGLYQNAFQVPFSAFARPHIRGAILHYLRDSVGLVRLPRRVQERAQRLLKQQGQTAQFLQHQVSPSDLQLVEDYRQRGGWQPLSESERQTIPTIDGWTASEIAVEERDQAIRRYWQRLPVMEQRCVQAVVLEGQSLRVTAQSLGTSAMTVQRRVKTALSILSRQCRNEGLLT